Genomic segment of Dromiciops gliroides isolate mDroGli1 chromosome 3, mDroGli1.pri, whole genome shotgun sequence:
AGTGTTACTTAATGATATATGGGCAAAAAATAATGCCTAAGTTACCTTTAATCAACATGACACAGAATCCACTTGGCTATGATTGAATTTCTTTTATTGAAACAGTCAAGAACATCcaaatgttttacatttaaaCCCCTGCTCTTAGGTTGAAGTGATGCTAAACAAGAGTAACAGCAACAAATTAAGCAATTTTTAAGACTTCTTCCACCATTGTTCCAATTCCATCAAAAATCTCATGCAGAGGGGCCTTGCACATGAAAGCACATGTAGTGACGATTTTGTTGGTAGAATCTACATGGGATTCACCCACATCCTTACAAACATGTTTGCATCCAAGTTCTTGTATAGCAGTGGCCGTTTCAGCATCAGGAAACctagcaaaagaaagagagatgtgACTTTTCTAAGGTACACAGGTTGCACAGCCATAGGAAAGGTGTGGTTAGCTCACACTGGCCCCCATTCATAAGCTGCAACAGTAAGACCAAAGCTGGCTAGCACCTCTCTAAAGACAACATTCCCACAAGGGAAAGATAAACATTTGTTTCAATTTGATGCTGAAAACATAACATCCACTATTATGACAAAAAGAGCTAAATACATCAAATTCAATAACAAatgattatggaaaacattatttGGTCCATAAGACTAAGCGATATCATATAACCAAATAGAATGAAAATGTTTCTTGTAGTAAGATAGCAATAGGaaggggagtgggatggagggacaGGAGGAATACTGTAGCTCTGATATGATTCAGAGCTACTGGCTTTACCACTTCAAATCAAtacaattcaattgaacaagtatttattagtgCCTTCTATCTTCCAGACACTGACTACTGGTTaatcaaagacaaaatggaaCAAATTCTTGCCTACAAGAAGCCAGGGTCCTACCAGAAGAACACAACAAAAACACTGTTAATAAAGTCAACATATCCACAATATAACTACAAAGTAACTTTTTGGGAGGGACTAACAACTGGAAGAATCAGTAAAGattcttttgttttgcagggcaatgagggttaagtgacttgcccagggtcacacagctagtaagtgtcaagtgcctgaggccagatttgaactcagatcctcctcaatccagggccagtgctttatccactgtgccacctagctgccccctaagaagcttacattctaacggcTTGCTaccacatgtacacacataagtataccaaaagtaatttcaagaagtCGAAGATGCTAACAACTGAGGGAAGTAAGAAAGGCCTCTCGTAGGAGGTGGGGCATGAGTTGTGGGTCAtttcatatttatacacacacacaaggcagtgcaattatgaaaaatactttggccatataacAAAGTGGTCACCCTTCTATTCatttgggaaaaagaaatcacaaggcaTAAAACATGATGACCTGCTCACTCACAAGTAAACTTGTAGTCATTTTTCTTACCTTCCATCCACATTTTTATCGTGGCCAATTGTAACTTCACAACCTGGGAAGACTTTGGCAGCCAGCACTGGAGATATGCAGCACAGCCCAATGGGCTTCTTAGCACTATGGAAAGCCTGCAGGGTAGCTTTGACGATATTATTGACAGTACAGTCCTTTCCATCCACAGCCCAGGAACAGAGGTTCTTGGCTACAccaaatccaccttcagatatAAGGAGAAGTACCAGAACCATTTACAGCAACTAAGAACAAGGATCTAGAGAATATTCTGTAATACTAAGTATGTGGAACTGGGAAGTCAGTCGACCACATTAACAGTAGACACTAACtttggtaaaaagaaaaatataggaaaaaaaggCAGCATAGCTGCCTAGATTTGTTAACATCCTCTGAATTCaggggaaagggaagaccaaTATAAAAATAGATTAAGTAACATAGTAACCAGATGACACAAATAAACACAAAGGAACAGAGACTGTCATTCCGTCCAAAGGGAACTGACCCAGTGATggtacaaaata
This window contains:
- the LOC122745705 gene encoding glutamine amidotransferase-like class 1 domain-containing protein 3A, mitochondrial codes for the protein MAPRRVALVLAGCGVFDGSELHEASAALVHLSRGGAEVKIFAPNMEQMHVVNHLSGNPTEEKRNVLVESARIARGNIQDLADLKVSEFDALIFPGGFGVAKNLCSWAVDGKDCTVNNIVKATLQAFHSAKKPIGLCCISPVLAAKVFPGCEVTIGHDKNVDGRFPDAETATAIQELGCKHVCKDVGESHVDSTNKIVTTCAFMCKAPLHEIFDGIGTMVEEVLKIA